A part of Candidatus Rokuibacteriota bacterium genomic DNA contains:
- a CDS encoding 30S ribosomal protein S21: MTKVIVEPDESFESALKRFKKQCEKAGLLSEFKKRQHYEKPSVKRKRKALAARKKAKRRERFAD; the protein is encoded by the coding sequence TTGACCAAGGTCATCGTCGAGCCCGACGAGTCCTTCGAGAGCGCCCTCAAGCGCTTCAAGAAACAGTGTGAGAAAGCCGGACTCCTGTCCGAGTTCAAGAAGCGCCAGCACTACGAGAAGCCCAGCGTCAAGCGCAAGCGCAAAGCCCTAGCGGCCCGAAAAAAGGCGAAGCGGCGGGAGCGATTCGCGGACTGA